Proteins encoded within one genomic window of Aspergillus nidulans FGSC A4 chromosome VII:
- a CDS encoding uncharacterized protein (transcript_id=CADANIAT00008963) — protein sequence MALTFQNAWQSALNVEKALLNNLAEKEPTFAEISHNISELRTACQNAILQDFETARSIDVEGRLWDAHLKINTRFRKLLSRFRDDNEKKKKPVERRKFEKHYLEFIKSSQRFYRGYIQQLASHFGGISELEKVARKFNFDDLSAAPPIQTSESLRKSILRSCHATLVRLGDLSRYRETELVSKERNWGPAIGYYDLASVIYPASGASHNQLAVIALADANHLKATYHLYRALSAQEPHPTARGNLEIEFRKVLSLWAKGELIRRDDAGTPGRSLAPLFVYLHAQCYRGVDFPEHDELESEVLNQLAVDLKERSLEGILQKFCLINIAAEDSSRTRSDERPKTNAHLFFQRINVKTYFTLLQILLAEVERFVVEDSSSNNSKNKVGADKITVVVRRILPALRNYSSWLLTVSNYLVAYKEKDTPLAVQLTEFWKIYANTLTLLASTFDVVHLPEVDYLLEEDEETLCFMPLSKGATSRRYLDVNGQRKPSMNDPGIERNHPNIEMLSRIREFVIDGLDLVVGNKIPVALVDDEDKKTFIYKEDGLPSQFFASPTGHHHSLSTASIEREDIRQVKQEANYQIDARSTFGGSQSASVSMSAAMNGIVEGVERLVESDTYENAPVIPNRSFDAISNTVPRDDKLPARQTPVAPPGLGPPMTSYSAALPQVSSSQSFTPQAAIPGLPTIWSTGTFSPEFRDVSSHTASGLGLLNAQGPKVTGNANSPGLQYVPESAVKSESISRQSLFAESQLEGTTFNNGPVSPFLAPSMYHQRFSGSSWDRDGIGAPASQQQALPRSTGFGLASQPMSSGFTNNTWANNAFIGSTITSGYGSYPGLDDARKTPSAQYGAIGQSPRLGQSG from the exons ATGGCGCTCACTTTCCAAAATGCGTGGCA GTCTGCGCTCAACGTTGAAAAAGCGCTGTTGAACAACCTCGCTGAAAAAGAGCCCACATTTGCCGAAATATCTCATAATATATCGGA ACTCCGCACTGCTTGTCAAAATGCCATTCTCCAGGACTTTGAGACCGCCCGGTCCATTGACGTTGAAGGTCGCCTCTGGGATGCACATCTCAAGATCAACACTCGCTTTCGAAAATTACTCTCCCGC TTTCGTGACGACaacgagaagaaaaagaagccgGTGGAGCGCAGAAAATTTGAGAAGCACTACCTGGAGTTCATCAAATCGAGCCAGCGATTCTACCGCGGCTACATACAACAACTGGCATCCCACTTCGGGGGCATTTCGGAATTGGAAAAAGTCGCGCGGAAGTTCAACTTCGACG ACCTGTCTGCGGCGCCTCCCATCCAAACCTCTGAATCTCTACGGAAATCCATCCTCCGATCATGCCATGCGACACTTGTTCGCCTaggtgacctctcccgttACCGTGAAACGGAGTTGGTTTCCAAAGAACGTAATTGGGGTCCAGCGATTGGCTATTATGACCTAGCCTCCGTAATATATCCAGCTTCTGGTGCGTCGCACAACCAGTTGGCTGTCATCGCGCTTGCCGATGCGAACCACCTGAAAGCCACCTACCACCTCTACCGGGCACTTTCGGCCCAAGAACCCCATCCGACGGCTAGGGGTAATCTCGAGATCGAGTTCAGGAAGGTTCTGAGTTTATGGGCGAAAGGGGAGCTGATTCGACGTGATGATGCTGGTACCCCAGGGAGATCTCTAGCGCCTCTGTTCGTCTATCTTCATGCCCAGTGTTACAGAGGGGTTGACTTCCCGGAGCATGATGAGCTCGAAAGTGAAGTTCTTAACCAACTGGCTGTGGACCTTAAAGAACGCTCTTTGGAGGGTATTCTGCAAAAATTCTGTTTGATCAATATCGCAGCGGAGGATTCCTCCCGAACCCGGTCGGATG agagaccgaagacgaATGCGCATCTATTCTTTCAACGTATTAATGTCAAAACATACTTCACGCTTCTACAAATCCTCTTGGCTGAGGTTGAACGATTTGTCGTTGAGGATTCAAGCAGTAACAACAGTAAAAACAAAGTTGGAGCTGACAAGATTACTGTAGTTGTTCGGCGGATCTTGCCGGCTCTCCGCAATTACAGCTCTTGGCTATTGACAGTGAGCAACTACTTGGTTGCCTATAAGGAAAAGGATACCCCTTTGGCAGTCCAACTCACCGAATTCTGGAAGATTTATGCCAACACTCTAACACTACTTGCATCCACCTTTGACGTGGTGCATCTTCCCGAAGTGGACTACCTccttgaggaagacgaagagactTTGTGTTTCATGCCATTAAGCAAAGGCGCTACGTCGCGCAGGTATCTAGATGTGAATGGACAGCGAAAACCTTCAATGAATGATCCAGGCATTGAGAGGAATCATCCTAATATTGAGATGCTCTCCCGCATTCGAGAATTCGTCATTGATGGCTTGGATCTGGTCGTGGGCAAT AAAATACCCGTTGcccttgttgatgatgaagacaagAAAACGTTCATCTACAAGGAGGATGGTCTTCCATCTCAATTCTTTGCTAGTCCCACTGGTCATCACCACTCACTCTCCACCGCCAGCATTGAACGAGAGGATATTCGACAGGTCAAACAGGAAGCAAACTACCAAATAGATGCCAGAAGTACATTCGGAGGCTCCCAATCTGCGTCCGTGTCCATGTCAGCTGCGATGAACGGCATCGTTGAAGGAGTTGAGCGCTTGGTCGAATCTGACACTTACGAAAATGCTCCAGTAATCCCTAATCGGTCCTTTGATGCAATCTCGAACACTGTTCCAAGGGATGATAAACTCCCTGCTCGCCAGACTCCTGTTGCACCTCCTGGCTTGGGACCTCCTATGACTAGCTATTCTGCTGCTTTGCCTCAGGTTTCGTCATCTCAATCGTTCACTCCACAAGCTGCCATCCCCGGCCTTCCTACCATCTGGAGCACTGGTACCTTTTCTCCCGAATTTCGCGATGTTTCTTCGCACACTGCATCAGGACTTGGATTACTAAACGCCCAGGGGCCAAAGGTCACGGGGAACGCCAACAGCCCAGGTCTTCAATACGTGCCTGAAAGTGCCGTCAAAAGCGAATCAATTTCCCGCCAGAGCCTTTTCGCAGAAAGCCAGCTAGAAGGCACTACTTTCAATAATGGACCTGTATCTCCGTTCCTCGCCCCGTCAATGTATCACCAACGCTTTTCTGGCTCCTCATGGGATCGAGATGGCATAGGCGCGCCGGCCAGTCAACAACAGGCGTTGCCTCGTTCTACAGGCTTCGGACTCGCCAGTCAGCCCA